The nucleotide sequence TTAACTTTACAAGACAAAGTGTCCAGTGCATTGGCGGTGGCATAGGCTCTAATAGTGtacccgcctctcacccaatgactgctgggataggctcctcctcccccatgaaccttaaatgaagtaagtgggtatagaaaatgaataaaattaaatgaaGTACTTCTGCTtattgtagccaagtgcttgctcacagggggtcgttttgaccgttggggttttacataattattgtatggccttgccttacaatataaagcgccttggggcaactgtttgttgtgatttggcgctatataaaaaaattgattgaaattgattgattgttggaGTTACTCATCAATTTCAGAAAAAATTAATACTACAGAGTATAACTGTGCCCACTGTTATTGTAAGTACAATACAATGTTAAATTTGTAGTATGCTATTAGGTGCCAGTTTGCATGTTATTTGCTATTAAGTCAGTGCCATAACATGACTATTAGCCCAAAAATACGAGAGCCCAACTGATATATCAGTTGGCACGATAACGTTGTCCAATATGGGTCTTACACAAACATATGGGTTTTGGCAATGTTTTTgtagatatgaaaacttttattttgctgGCTATACAATGCAGAACACCACTTTGACTGTTTTTACTTTTGTGTCATTATATAGTTTGTTCAGCAGACAGAACTCtgatggcattgtttacaatgctgccaagcatggctgggaccctatcaccccttggtcacattaactACAAGAGATAggggcaaagcaaccagctgctactcattttcaatcagagaggGTGTTGCACAGTGATAAGAGATGCGGCATGGCAACTGCCAATCCTAGTGAAGGCAGCGCAACATATGTTGCCTGATTGTTAGGCAATTTATAATTATTTTGAAAAAAGCTCATGTTTAAACTGCAAAACATCAATTCTCAATTACATTTCATAGTCATAAAGATTGATATCAGCCCTctgaaaaaaatccatatcagttgaGCTCTAAAAAAACATACCCCCTAAAAATTCCCACTTAGTTGAAAGCATTTTAGCGTGAACACGATTCCGTGAATGATGATAATGATGTTAGCTCACAGTTAGATTTAAAGGCCCCACTTTTACATCCTTTGCAATCAAACTTATCCCACCATCAGCTTCCCTCCTATTACCCTCACAACGCTTTCACCAGCCAAATGCTCAGAAACAACGTTGACAGGGAAACAGCAAGGAAACAATCAATTCAGCTCATTTTCCCCAACATAGTACTAGCAGGCTGGCTGCAACATGCAAGCTTGCTTGCAAATACAGCAATAATTTTATTATAAACTCACCGCAATTACACCTTCCTGCAATTTAAAGAGAAAGCCTGTCACAATACCAAAACACGAGGTTTGACGATTTCTTGTGAAAAGTGAAGACTCTGTATTCCTCCTCTCTTACCATGAGGTTTTCCCAAGAGGAGCTCTGGAGCCAAGTAATCAGGGGTTCCCAAAAGGGGCGCACCCTCAACAGGCAGCACACCTCGTCGGACGCTCTTTGGAGTCCTGAAGGGGGTGTGGGAGGTCATCATGGGCTGGGGAGTCTGAAGTGACAAAGTACAGCAATGAAATCTGAGATGACAGCGGCCGAATGACACCAACGAACATGAGTGACTATATCTCCAAAAATTAATTATTGTTAAAATCGAGAAGTTACTCCAAAGCCTCAATCAAAAAGCTTCTGTCTCCACTAAAACTGGAATGGGGGACTGAGAACAGACTTGAGAGTGACCCTCACAAAGCCCAGATTACTGCTAGGACTTTCAAACTTTTCAGAAGCTGAGTGCTAGCATGACTCAGCTTTCCTACAAAAATCAGCCAGACCAAGAtactgcttccagaattttctaaAAGGATCCTTCACATTGACACAGAAGGCCATTTTTAACATTTAGCCTGGGATCTccagcagcatggcccaagctaaTTAGAACTTTTTACACAACAATATGTAAGGGATTATAATCCACCTCCAGCTGTAAAGACAGAAGGACAATACAGGAGTCTGTCCTTGCACGCATCCTATGCAGCAGGACAGGAtgttcaccaaatttgaactggaCATCCCAAAGGTAGACTATAAGAATACTGTAACTGGATTTCACCAGGAGCCACTAAATTACTGTTATAATACTCAGCTCCAATCTTGATCTCAACTCTGTCTCACCAAACTCCAAAGACTTGGTCTTGACCACTCCAAAATCCCAAAGTTTGGTCTTGACTACTCCAAAATCTCAAAGTTAAGGCCAAACTTTGGGATTTTGGAGTGGTCAAAACCAAGTTTTTGGAGTCGGTGAGACCAAGCCCACACTATACTATCATAGCAATACTCCAAGGTCAAAAACAACTGAATGCAGTTGTACAAATTACCGGCTGCTCAGCACACAAGTGTATCTTCTTGTTCACTACTGAAAtaaagtaaaatgtaaataatggtAAAATCTGCAGTGTACACACTATGGTTAAGGCGTAAAAAACTCCTCAGCATCCACTAAAGTGCAAGAAATGTTGCAGATTTATGTATCCACTGGATATACAGATGTTTCTATACAGTTCAACTAAAACTTCAAATAAATTACGTGAATTTTACTGTAAACTTGGATTGTCTTGAGAATTTTAATTCAACGTTACAAGATTCACAAAGCAACCATTTAAGGCCAAGCTTTAGTGTTAGCTGCAGATGTCATTTCCTACCTCCAACCTAAAATGCTAACTTGCATCTACTAAAAAAAGTTGCTTGGATGGTTCCTAGTCTCTTCACCCCCTATCAATTTTGCCTTGGTGCCATTTTTCCCCTAATATGCAATGGCATATTATTATTAAAGCGATAAGGCTGTGCATATTTTGTATGCTTTACTACTATGTTTTTAAAATGCATAATGTAGTAGGATGAGtaactcatattcaacatataagAACATGAAAGACACCAGAGGGCTGACGCACACCCTACATGCACTACACATGTACAAATAAATTTacatctgtaatggtgtttttgactatgtacaaaacagtgaatgttgcacactgatgcactatcatgtacatatcatgtaggccattacataagcatattttatatttcccttcttacagtgtatatttctttttattacattattacattgcttgttatattctattgttcttaccagcatgcttattttatgttatttcatttttcccccccacttatatttagatattttatacttagttatttatatatatatttgggcatccagtgtgggcagcaaagtaagaatttcattgcacagggaaacaggtttctttactgtgcatatgacaataaaagctttgaatcttgaaattACAAAGTCACTCATACTAATCActtacaaatattttgctgatcaataaacCATATTCCCCAGTCAGAGGGCCCAGGGCTCTCCACGAGAAATTCTACCTGGAGAGGGGGTGGGCCCATTCACGAGGATGGCCTAATGTCTCtgccaataaaatgtctgatttcatcacaaataaaaaaataaaacataaaatgtgttccttgtaataCAACTTAATTTTGAGTGGGCGTTTAACCAACTTGCTTCAAAAAGGGGGTGGCGAATACGGTGTGctgtagatcatccatctagccttcttggttgttgacatttacatacaaaaaaagatgttttttgaccatgttttctttgtcttttgacaaactactccaaaatctaatcacctctagatatctgtccaagtaatattcccaccaactcTGAAGAAAATCCGTCTAGTCACGAATGAACAGCTAGCACAAATCATACCCCCCATCCCCACCTGTGTCGGTGCTCAGAGACCCAGTTACAAATTAAATGCGTCCTTTAATGTCTACCTGATAGATTGAGCTGCTGGAGTTGGGTCTTTTCTGCACAGGTGTTACAGCAGCAGGCAGagagtgataagaagctgatgtggacatgtccattGCCTCCACAGATCCGAGGCTAAAACGGGACATCCCAGAGACGTTGGAACGGTTGATAGAGCTACAGTAACTACGGAAAGCTACAACATTGCGAGGCTTGAGGAAAGACGGGGACTCCACACCATCGTGGTCCAGATGAGGGATCTGGCTGAGAAAGGAAGAAGACTGAGATTCATCTCGCCGGCCACAAATACCTAGTTTGGGTGTTTCAATCATAATAGCAGACAGAGGATGTGGCACAGATTCAGTACTGGGTGAAACTTTATTTTCTTCCTGATCTTCGGATGCTACTGAAGTCCTTTTCATGGAGCACTGGCTCGGCTTCATATAAGCACTGCTGTCCATTGTCATTGATGTTTCATGGACAGACCCGTCAGAGTCCAGGCTCAAGCTCCGGCAGACCTCACTGTGTCCAGCTAGCGGTGATGTGAAACTTGAATGTGATAAGTCTTTGGTACAGTCTTCAAACACATCGTCTTCTGATCGCTCTTCCAGCTCACCAAACAGACTTTTGGCAACAGCAACAGGACTAGAACGATTTGGGATGCAGTCCTCATCCGATCCAAGTCTGAAGTCACCCACTTTGACGGTGGAAAAAGCTCCCGTCAGACCGGTATGAAACCTCACATGGTCTTCTGGAATGTCATAGTATCTCTTATAGTCTGCAGTTCTCTTCTTGGCTTGCATCTCTGGTTGCACTGGACTTTTTTCCACGTGTGCAAATGTTCTCTTCAAAGATGAAGCTGTTGCAACATTCACTTCACTTCCCACTGATGGACAAGAATCAGGTTGAGCTGAAGGAACAGACTCCACTTTTGGTGTGCAAGGACTCTTTTCTGCAAGATGACATGGAATAGCCTTTTTTGAGTGATTGCCAGGAATGGCATCAAAGATTTTGCTGTGGACCTTTGCAGAGAGGTCCTCAGATTGTGCAGTTGCACAGTCTAGTCCAGGTCTTTCATTCTGTGACTCAATGAGAACTTGCTTTGTGTGCGATGATGACAACTTCCCTCTCCTCATTTGTTCATTATTATGCTCATTTTCTTTctgtaaaagaaacaaaaaattatCACCACAAGTAAGGAAgccctggggaaaaaaaaaaaaaaaatcagaagcaACATTGTAGATTATTGTAATTATgaatatctacttcagctggtaAATGTGGCTTAATCTCATTTCATAAAAGACCAAAAATGTCTGCATGATTGTAAACATGCAAGGGGAAAACAAAGAACCCtagaaggcactcagagagcgcataaTTCTGCCAAGGTCACATGTATTTCCTGGAAAATATTTTCCTGATCAAATAGTAAAATCCATCATTTTGGGTGGCAAAATGCCAGGAATTTTCAAAGTTGGAAACTTTTCATGGGAATTAATGTGAATTAAAGGAATAAAGGAGAAACTTGTAAAATTCCAGGTTCGCCTATAACCCGGTCAGTTAAATGTAGTTGGGGGAAATTCTGCATAATCTTGGTTAAAACAACCAGGTTTAATGCAAAATCAGTtgaatttttttccccctgcGCTGTGCATTCCTCAATTACATGCACACAGCACACTACTTACTGCAGGACCAGTCAGACAAGTCTAGACTAGACTAGACTCATGTCCTTCCAGtatggtcactcaatttttgagaatggCCTACTTGACAAcgttttgaagcgaaacgtcctcgcgtcaagcaacccagtccagtcgaagaggcaagcttctctactacttgaCGAACattactatttgtatttcttaatgaagtcccagacatattcagtgatttggaaatgttcatgtatccatcccctgacttcaaaactggctgtaaaagtgattatttaaatcattttatttagAATAAAGTGCCCCCATACCAACTTTtttcaaatgtgttgcaggtcttgaatccaggaatggatgtatattaacaaataaaatgaagtcaacaacacaaacatgaaatatcttgggtttataCTGTCTGCagagaaatagaagtcaaagtaaatctaaggatcactgcattttttttgttgttgtttttattcatttgctGTTCAGAAATGACTTACCTCCTCACACTCCCACATCGGACTGACTGCAGCTTCAGTATCAGTGGTGCTGCCTGCACTCGCTGTCTCAAACCTCTTTCTGGTCTTCAACAACGTGGGAGACAGATTTTTGGACAGGTTGTGGGAACTGAACGCAGTGCTATGAAGCCCTTTGGAAGCAACATACATAAACCAGAACTTTTACAAAAAGCTTCAGCATTGATTCAATATTAAGATGgcaacatagtgcagcagataagagaatatttagagcggaatcctgcaaatggtgataaagcatcaaatttggcagaaatactccttagacattgctcttttgaaaaaaacaattggccacttgaattttcagtcagtGTTCAGGTAGGGTtcgattgaagaattacacaggggtcaaaattaaaagatgctccaatcatatttgcCTGAAcaaaaagattccaaaaggtatagtttggactatctgtgactgaattctatggagttatgggataaaaacagcaagaatggtgacaaaggccagtgtcagtttgtacaggggtcaaaagttaaagttgttccaatttaggtaaaaagtgatgcaaattattagttgatttaacagtgttttaaaaaggaatagtttggaccatgtatcatgcttagttatcacgttacggggtaacatatgtcacgtcatagaatccaatggatgttgaccttgtttga is from Thalassophryne amazonica chromosome 1, fThaAma1.1, whole genome shotgun sequence and encodes:
- the mastl gene encoding serine/threonine-protein kinase greatwall isoform X3; translated protein: MSKPPSIEDFIILKPISRGAFGKVYLARKKPNARLYAIKVMKKADMADKNMTGQMKAERDALALSKSPFVVHLFYSLQTATNIYLVMEYLIGGDVKSLLHIYGYFDQEMAVKYISEVALALDYLHRHGIIHRDLKPDNMLISNEGHIKLTDFGLSKVKLDRELNLMDILTTPSLAKPKKDYSRTPGQVLSLISSLGFNTITCENKRHSSAYAVLRPMSCDRVKQKKNSLGSPVMKNSDHLYSLGLHSTAFSSHNLSKNLSPTLLKTRKRFETASAGSTTDTEAAVSPMWECEEKENEHNNEQMRRGKLSSSHTKQVLIESQNERPGLDCATAQSEDLSAKVHSKIFDAIPGNHSKKAIPCHLAEKSPCTPKVESVPSAQPDSCPSVGSEVNVATASSLKRTFAHVEKSPVQPEMQAKKRTADYKRYYDIPEDHVRFHTGLTGAFSTVKVGDFRLGSDEDCIPNRSSPVAVAKSLFGELEERSEDDVFEDCTKDLSHSSFTSPLAGHSEVCRSLSLDSDGSVHETSMTMDSSAYMKPSQCSMKRTSVASEDQEENKVSPSTESVPHPLSAIMIETPKLGICGRRDESQSSSFLSQIPHLDHDGVESPSFLKPRNVVAFRSYCSSINRSNVSGMSRFSLGSVEAMDMSTSASYHSLPAAVTPVQKRPNSSSSIYQTPQPMMTSHTPFRTPKSVRRGVLPVEGAPLLGTPDYLAPELLLGKPHGRCNCDCMVDWWALGVCLFEFLTGVPPFNDETPQLVFQNILNRDIPWPEGEEELPDCSRNAIEILLTMDMTKRAGLKELKSHPLFEWLDWDNLQNQPMSFIPQPEDETDTSYFEARNNAHQIAMSSFSL
- the mastl gene encoding serine/threonine-protein kinase greatwall isoform X2 — its product is MSKPPSIEDFIILKPISRGAFGKVYLARKKPNARLYAIKVMKKADMADKNMTGQMKAERDALALSKSPFVVHLFYSLQTATNIYLVMEYLIGGDVKSLLHIYGYFDQEMAVKYISEVALALDYLHRHGIIHRDLKPDNMLISNEGHIKLTDFGLSKVKLDRELNLMDILTTPSLAKPKKDYSRTPGQVLSLISSLGFNTITCENKRHSSAYAVLRPMSCDRVKQKKNSLGSPVMKNSDHLYSLGSYPWKKGLHSTAFSSHNLSKNLSPTLLKTRKRFETASAGSTTDTEAAVSPMWECEEKENEHNNEQMRRGKLSSSHTKQVLIESQNERPGLDCATAQSEDLSAKVHSKIFDAIPGNHSKKAIPCHLAEKSPCTPKVESVPSAQPDSCPSVGSEVNVATASSLKRTFAHVEKSPVQPEMQAKKRTADYKRYYDIPEDHVRFHTGLTGAFSTVKVGDFRLGSDEDCIPNRSSPVAVAKSLFGELEERSEDDVFEDCTKDLSHSSFTSPLAGHSEVCRSLSLDSDGSVHETSMTMDSSAYMKPSQCSMKRTSVASEDQEENKVSPSTESVPHPLSAIMIETPKLGICGRRDESQSSSFLSQIPHLDHDGVESPSFLKPRNVVAFRSYCSSINRSNVSGMSRFSLGSVEAMDMSTSASYHSLPAAVTPVQKRPNSSSSIYQTPQPMMTSHTPFRTPKSVRRGVLPVEGAPLLGTPDYLAPELLLGKPHDCMVDWWALGVCLFEFLTGVPPFNDETPQLVFQNILNRDIPWPEGEEELPDCSRNAIEILLTMDMTKRAGLKELKSHPLFEWLDWDNLQNQPMSFIPQPEDETDTSYFEARNNAHQIAMSSFSL
- the mastl gene encoding serine/threonine-protein kinase greatwall isoform X1; translated protein: MSKPPSIEDFIILKPISRGAFGKVYLARKKPNARLYAIKVMKKADMADKNMTGQMKAERDALALSKSPFVVHLFYSLQTATNIYLVMEYLIGGDVKSLLHIYGYFDQEMAVKYISEVALALDYLHRHGIIHRDLKPDNMLISNEGHIKLTDFGLSKVKLDRELNLMDILTTPSLAKPKKDYSRTPGQVLSLISSLGFNTITCENKRHSSAYAVLRPMSCDRVKQKKNSLGSPVMKNSDHLYSLGSYPWKKGLHSTAFSSHNLSKNLSPTLLKTRKRFETASAGSTTDTEAAVSPMWECEEKENEHNNEQMRRGKLSSSHTKQVLIESQNERPGLDCATAQSEDLSAKVHSKIFDAIPGNHSKKAIPCHLAEKSPCTPKVESVPSAQPDSCPSVGSEVNVATASSLKRTFAHVEKSPVQPEMQAKKRTADYKRYYDIPEDHVRFHTGLTGAFSTVKVGDFRLGSDEDCIPNRSSPVAVAKSLFGELEERSEDDVFEDCTKDLSHSSFTSPLAGHSEVCRSLSLDSDGSVHETSMTMDSSAYMKPSQCSMKRTSVASEDQEENKVSPSTESVPHPLSAIMIETPKLGICGRRDESQSSSFLSQIPHLDHDGVESPSFLKPRNVVAFRSYCSSINRSNVSGMSRFSLGSVEAMDMSTSASYHSLPAAVTPVQKRPNSSSSIYQTPQPMMTSHTPFRTPKSVRRGVLPVEGAPLLGTPDYLAPELLLGKPHGRCNCDCMVDWWALGVCLFEFLTGVPPFNDETPQLVFQNILNRDIPWPEGEEELPDCSRNAIEILLTMDMTKRAGLKELKSHPLFEWLDWDNLQNQPMSFIPQPEDETDTSYFEARNNAHQIAMSSFSL